Proteins encoded by one window of Pecten maximus chromosome 15, xPecMax1.1, whole genome shotgun sequence:
- the LOC117343300 gene encoding mucin-5AC-like translates to MHFMFTECDIQMISQDDTTDVVSSTTDGNGNGLTEAFVPNSGVSKPTISYTIKAINDDVKFFRFSAKVWNVQTIQVFVLDSSNNPVAPINPREVSVSGPYPKTVDVRLVGTPGVTVKIVLEPTSYGQPKLDEVEIDACFTSVTTTTSVTTTAVPTSTSTYYHTSTTTVPTTTTIPTTTESTTPEGTTSTTTATTSTTTSTTTHSTTTECDIQMISQDDTTDVVSSTTDGNGNGLTEAFVPNSGVSKPTISYTIKAINDDVKFFRFSAKVWNVQTIQVFVLDSSNNPVAPINPREVSVSGPYPKTVDVRLVGTPGVTVKIVLEPTSYGQPKLDEVEIDACFTSVTTTTSVTTTAVPTTPLLQPTTTTTSTTTVPTTTTIPTTTESTTPEGTTSTTTATTSTTTSTTTHSTTTECDIQMISQDDTTDVVSSTTDGNGNGLTEAFVPNSGVSKPTISYTIKAINDDVKFFRFSAKVWNVQTIQVFVLDSSNNPVAPINPREVSVSGPYPKTVDVRLVGTPGVTVKIVLEPTSYGQPKLDEVEIDACFTSVTTTTSVTTTAVPTSTSTTTSTTTVPTTTTIPTTTESTTPEGTTSTTTATTSTTTSTTTHSTTTGIHSELGMLKHMIIHIAHYVL, encoded by the exons ATGCACTTTATGTTTACAGAGTGTGACATCCAAATGATTTCACAAGATGACACGACTGATGTTGTTTCCAGCACTACTGATGGAAACGGGAATGGATTGACTGAGGCATTCGTTCCCAACTCTGGCGTTTCAAAGCCGACAATAAGCTATACGATTAAGGCTATTAATGATGATGTCAAATTCTTCCGATTTTCTGCCAAAGTATGGAATGTCCAAACTATCCAAGTGTTTGTCCTTGACAGCAGCAACAATCCTGTTGCGCCTATCAATCCCCGAGAG GTGTCAGTTTCGGGACCCTATCCGAAAACGGTAGATGTACGTCTGGTTGGTACTCCGGGTGTGACGGTGAAGATAGTTCTTGAACCAACATCATATGGTCAACCTAAACTTGATGAAGTAGAGATTGATGCTTGCTTCACATCAG TGACAACAACTACAAGTGTAACGACAACCGCAGTTCCTACATCTACGTCTACATACTACCACACATCGACAACAACTGTACCAACAACAACGACCATACCGACAACTACAGAATCAACGACTCCCGAGGGAACGACATCTACAACTACGGCTACCACTAGCACAACCACGTCTACGACCACTCATAGCACAACGACAG AGTGTGACATCCAAATGATTTCACAAGATGACACGACTGATGTTGTTTCCAGCACTACTGATGGAAACGGGAATGGATTGACTGAGGCATTCGTTCCCAACTCTGGCGTTTCAAAGCCGACAATAAGCTATACGATTAAGGCTATTAATGATGATGTCAAATTCTTCCGATTTTCTGCCAAAGTATGGAATGTCCAAACTATCCAAGTGTTTGTCCTTGACAGCAGCAACAATCCTGTTGCGCCTATCAATCCCCGAGAG GTGTCAGTTTCGGGACCCTATCCGAAAACGGTAGATGTACGTCTGGTTGGTACTCCGGGTGTGACGGTGAAGATAGTTCTTGAACCAACATCATATGGTCAACCTAAACTTGATGAAGTAGAGATTGATGCTTGCTTCACATCAG TGACAACAACTACAAGTGTAACGACAACCGCAGTTCCTACAACACCACTGCTCCAACCCACGACTACCACCACATCGACAACAACTGTACCAACAACAACGACCATACCGACAACTACAGAATCAACGACTCCCGAGGGAACGACATCTACAACTACGGCTACCACTAGCACAACCACGTCTACGACCACTCATAGCACAACGACAG AGTGTGACATCCAAATGATTTCACAAGATGACACGACTGATGTTGTTTCCAGCACTACTGATGGAAACGGGAATGGATTGACTGAGGCATTCGTTCCCAACTCTGGCGTTTCAAAGCCGACAATAAGCTATACGATTAAGGCTATTAATGATGATGTCAAATTCTTCCGATTTTCTGCCAAAGTATGGAATGTCCAAACTATCCAAGTGTTTGTCCTTGACAGCAGCAACAATCCTGTTGCGCCTATCAATCCCCGAGAG GTGTCAGTTTCGGGACCCTATCCGAAAACGGTAGATGTACGTCTGGTTGGTACTCCGGGTGTGACGGTGAAGATAGTTCTTGAACCAACATCATATGGTCAACCTAAACTTGATGAAGTAGAGATTGATGCTTGCTTCACATCAG TGACAACAACTACAAGTGTAACGACAACCGCAGTTCCTACATCTACGTCTACTACTACATCGACAACAACTGTACCAACAACAACGACCATACCGACAACTACAGAATCAACGACTCCCGAGGGAACGACATCTACAACTACGGCTACCACTAGCACAACCACGTCTACGACCACTCATAGCACAACGACAGGTATACATTCAGAATTAGGAATGCTGAAACATATGATTATACATATAGCACACtatgtactgtag
- the LOC117343301 gene encoding mucin-2-like: MISQDDTTDVVSSTTDGNGNGLTEAFVPNSGVSKPTISYTIKAINDDVKFFRFSAKVWNVQTIQVFVLDSSNNPVAPINPREMPVSGPYPKTVDVRLGGTPGVTVKIVLEPTSYGQPKLDEVEIDACFTSVTTTTSVTTTAVPTTTTAPETTTTTTSATTVPTTTTIPTTTESTTPEGTTSTTTPTTTHSTTTESLSTSISSTQTTISSTFSTSSTSKTTSSTPTTTTSTTKVPTTTSATPTPTTSGTTLPKKTSLTTIESTTASPVTTIPPTTTSTTPPPTTTTTPTPTTSIETQPPTTTSTTPTQTTSVTTIPTTTTSTTPPPTTTTTPTPSTSIETQPPTTTSTTSTQTTSVTTIPPTTTSTTPPPTTTTTPTPTTSIETQPPTTTSTTPTQTTSVTTIPPTTTSTTPPPTTTTTHIPTTSIETQPPTTTSTTATQTTSVTTIPPTTTSTTPPPTTSTTPTPTTSIETQPPTTTSTTPTQTTSVTTIPPTTTSTTPPPTTTTTPTPTTSIETQPPTTTSTTPTQPTSVTTIPPTTTSTTPPPTTTSTPTPTTSMETQPPTTTSTTPIQSTSVTTIPPKTTSATPPPTTTTTPSPSTSIETQPPTTTSTTPTQTTSVTTIPPTTTSTTPPPTTTTTPTPTTSIETQPPTTTSTTPTQTTSVTTILPTTTSTTLPPTTKTTPTPTTSTETQPPTTTSTTPTQTTSVTTIPPTTTSTTAPPTTTTTPTPTTSIETQPPTTTSTTPTQTTSVTTIPPTTTSTTPPPTTTTTPTPTTSIETQPPTTTSTTPTQTTSVTTIPTTTTSTTPPPTTTTTPTPTTSIETQPPTTTSTTPTQTTSVTTIPPTTTSTTPPPTTTTTPTPTTSIETQPPTTTSTTPTQTTSVTTIPPTTTSTTPPPTTSTTPTPTTSIETQPPTTTSTTPTQTTSVTTIPPTTTSTTPPPTTTSTPTPTTSMETQPPTTTSTTPTQSTSVTTIPPTTTSTTPPPTTTTTPTPTTSIETQPPTTTSTTPTQTTSVTTIPPTTTSTTPPPTTTTTPTPTTSIETQPPTTSTTPTQTTSVTTIPTTTTSTTPPPTTTTTPTPTTSIETQPPTTTSTTPTQTTSVTTIPPTTTSTTPPPTTTTTPTPTTSTETQPPTTTSTTPTQTTSVTTIPPTTTSTTAPPTTTTTPTPTTSIETQPPTTTSTTPTQTTSVTTIPPTTTSTTPPPTTTTTPTPTTSIETQPPTTTSTTPTQTTSVTTIPTTTTSTTPPPTTTTTPTPTTSIETQPPTTTSTTPTQTTSVTTIPPTTTSTTPPPTTTTTPTPTTSIETQPPTTTSTTPTQTTSVTTIPPTTTSTTPPPTTSTTPTPTTSIETQPPTTTSTTPTQTTSVTTIPPTTTSTTPPPTTTSTPTPTTSMETQPPTTTSTTPTQSTSVTTIPPTTRSTTPPPTTTTTPTPSTSIETQPPTTTSTTPTQTTSVTTIPPTTTSTTPPPPTTTTPTPTTSIETQPPTTTSTTPTQTTSVTTILPTTTSTTPPPTTTTTPTPTTSRETQPPTTTSTTPTQTTSVTTIPPTTTSTTAPPTTTTTPTPTTSIETQPPTTTSTTPTQTTSVTTIPPTTRSTTPPPTTTTTPTPTTSIETQPPTTTSTTPTQTTSVTTIPTTTISTTPPPTTTTTPTPTTSIETQPPTTTSTTPTQTTSVTTIPPTTTSTTPPPTTTTTPTPTTSIETQPPTTTSTTPTQTTSVTTIPTTTTSTTPPPTTTTTPTPTTSIETQPPTTTSRTPTQTTSVTTIPPTTTSTTPPPTTTTTPTPTTSIETQPPTTTSTTPTQTTSVTTIPPTTTSTTPPPTTTTTPTPSTSIETQPPTTTSTTPTQTTSVTTIPTTTISTTPPPTTTTTPTPTTSIETQPPTTTSRTPTQTTSVTTIPPTTTSTTPPPTTTTTPTPTTSIETQPPTTTSTTPTQTTSVTTIPPTTTSTTPPPTTSTTPTPTTSIETQPPTTTSTTPTQTTSVTTIPPTTTSTTPPPTTTTTPTPTTSIETQPPTTTSTTPTQTTSVTTIPPTTTSTTPPPTTTTTPTPTTSIETQPPTTTSTTPTQTTSVTTIPPTTTSTTPPPTTTTTPTPTTSIETQPPTTTSTTPTQTTSVTTIPPTTTSTTPPPTTTTTPTPTTSIETQPPTTTSTTPTQTTSVTTIPPTTTSTTPPPTTTTTPTPTTSIETQPPTTTSTTPTQTTSVTTIPPTTTSTKPPPTTTTTPTPTTSIETQPPTTTSTTPTQTTSVTTIPPTTTSTTPPPTTTTTPTPTTSIETQPPTTISTTPTQTTSVTTIPPTTTSTTPPPTTSTTPTPTTSIETQPPTTTSTTPTQTTSITTIPPTTTSTTPPPTTTTTPTPTTSIETQPPSTTSTTPTQTTSVTTIPPTTTSTTPPPTTTTTPTPTTSIETQPPTTTSTTPTQTTSVTTIPPTTTSTTPPPTTSNTPTLTTSIETQPPTTTSTTPTQTTSVTTIPPTTTSTTPPPTTSTTPTPTTSIETQPPTTTSTTPTQTTSITTIPPTTTSTTPPPTTTPLIPTTSTTVSTTTSKTTIASTTSAMPTPTTPVTPTTTPTTNASPTTECTHRIVDKYSEDIAVTSNDGIGDGLSEAFLPFTGRSLPSIVYAIKALNREVQFFQFAARVSNLKLVRFYVIDSYRRNVSPINPVEVDATGGFREKIEVKLFGTQGAVLKVVLVPASVTFVNQQTELEPLPN; encoded by the exons ATGATTTCACAAGATGACACGACTGATGTTGTTTCCAGCACTACTGATGGAAACGGGAATGGATTGACTGAGGCATTCGTTCCAAACTCTGGCGTTTCAAAGCCGACAATAAGCTATACGATTAAGGCTATTAATGATGATGTCAAATTCTTCCGATTTTCTGCCAAAGTATGGAATGTCCAAACTATCCAAGTTTTTGTTCTTGACAGCAGCAACAATCCTGTTGCGCCTATCAATCCCCGAGAG ATGCCAGTTTCGGGACCCTATCCGAAAACGGTAGATGTACGTTTGGGTGGTACTCCGGGTGTAACGGTGAAGATAGTTCTTGAACCAACATCATATGGTCAACCTAAACTTGATGAAGTAGAGATTGATGCTTGCTTCACATCAG TGACAACAACTACAAGTGTAACGACAACCGCAGTGCCTACAACAACCACTGCTCCAGAAACCACGACTACCACTACATCGGCAACAACTGTACCAACAACAACGACCATACCGACAACTACAGAATCAACGACTCCGGAGGGAACGACATCTACCACCACACCTACGACTACACACAGTACTACAACAG AGAGCCTATCTACTAGTATCTCCTCCACACAGACAACGATATCATCAACGTTCTCTACATCATCCACCTCGAAAACAACGTCTTCAACGCCCACTACGACGACATCCACGACAAAAGTTCCAACAACAACATCTGCAACGCCCACACCGACAACTTCAGGTACAACTCTTCCTAAAAAAACAAGTTTAACAACGATCGAGTCTACCACAGCATCTCCAGTGACAACAATTCCCCCTACAACAACATCCACAACACCCCCTCCAACTACAACAACTACACCTACTCCTACAACATCGATAGAAACACaaccaccaactactacatcaACAACACCAACCCAAACAACATCAGTGACTACAATTCCTACTACAACAACGTCCACAACACCCCCTCCTACTACTACAACTACACCTACTCCGTCAACATCAATTGAAACACaaccaccaactactacatcaACAACATCAACCCAAACAACATCAGTGACAACTATTCCCCCTACAACAACATCCACAACACCCCCTCCAACTACAACAACTACCCCTACTCCTACAACATCGATAGAAACACaaccaccaactactacatcaacaacaccaacacaaacaacatcagTGACTACAATTCCTCCTACAACAACATCCACAACACCCCCTCCAACTACAACAACTACACATATTCCTACAACATCGATAGAAACACaaccaccaactactacatcaACAACAGCAACCCAAACAACATCAGTGACAACCATTCCTCCTACAACAACATCCACAACACCCCCTCCAACTACATCAACTACCCCTACTCCTACAACATCGATAGAAACACaaccaccaactactacatcaacaacaccaacacaaacaacatcagTGACAACCATTCCTCctacaacaacatcaacaacacccCCTCCAACTACAACAACTACCCCTACTCCTACAACATCGATAGAAACACaaccaccaactactacatcaacaacaccaacacaacCAACATCAGTGACTACAATTCCTCCTACAACAACATCCACAACACCCCCTCCAACTACAACAAGTACTCCCACTCCTACAACATCGATGGAAACACaaccaccaactactacatcaACAACACCAATCCAATCAACATCAGTGACAACCATTCCCCCGAAAACAACATCAGCAACACCCCCTCCAACTACAACAACTACACCTTCTCCGTCAACATCGATAGAAACAcagccaccaactactacatcaACAACACCAACCCAAACAACATCAGTGACTACAATTCCCCCGACAACAACATCCACAACACCCCCTCCAACTACAACAACTACCCCTACTCCTACAACATCGATAGAAACACAACCACCAactacaacatcaacaacaccaacacaaacaacatcagTGACTACAATTCTTCCTACAACAACATCCACAACACTCCCTCCGACTACAAAAACTACCCCTACTCCTACAACATCGACAGAAACACaaccaccaactactacatcaacaacaccaacacaaacaacatcagTGACAACAATTCCTCCTACAACAACATCCACAACAGCCCCTCCAACTACAACAACCACCCCTACTCCTACAACATCGATAGAAACACaaccaccaactactacatcaACAACACCAACCCAAACAACATCAGTGACAACCATTCCCCCGACAACAACATCCACAACACCCCCTCCAACTACAACAACTACCCCTACTCCTACAACATCGATAGAAACACaaccaccaactactacatcaacaacaccaacacaaacaacatcagTGACTACAATTCCTACTACAACAACATCCACAACACCCCCTCCTACTACTACAACTACACCTACTCCTACAACATCGATAGAAACACaaccaccaactactacatcaACAACACCAACCCAAACAACATCAGTGACAACAATTCCCCCTACAACAACATCCACAACACCCCCTCCAACTACAACAACTACACCTACTCCTACAACATCGATAGAAACACaaccaccaactactacatcaacaacaccaacacaaacaacatcagTGACAACCATTCCCCCGACAACAACATCCACAACACCCCCTCCAACTACATCAACTACACCTACTCCTACAACATCGATAGAAACACaaccaccaactactacatcaACAACACCAACCCAAACAACATCAGTGACTACAATTCCTCCTACAACAACATCCACAACACCCCCTCCAACTACAACAAGTACTCCCACTCCTACAACATCGATGGAAACACaaccaccaactactacatcaACAACACCAACCCAATCAACATCAGTGACAACCATTCCCCCGACAACAACATCCACAACACCCCCTCCAACTACAACAACCACCCCTACTCCTACAACATCGATAGAAACACaaccaccaactactacatcaACAACACCAACCCAAACAACATCAGTGACAACCATTCCCCCGACAACAACATCCACAACACCCCCTCCAACTACAACAACTACCCCTACTCCTACAACATCGATAGAAACACAACCACCAACTacatcaacaacaccaacacaaacaacatcagTGACTACAATTCCTACTACAACAACATCCACAACACCCCCTCCTACTACTACAACTACACCTACTCCTACAACATCGATAGAAACACaaccaccaactactacatcaACAACACCAACCCAAACAACATCAGTGACAACAATTCCCCCTACAACAACATCCACAACACCCCCTCCGACTACAACAACTACCCCTACTCCTACAACATCGACAGAAACACaaccaccaactactacatcaacaacaccaacacaaacaacatcagTGACAACAATTCCTCCTACAACAACATCCACAACAGCCCCTCCAACTACAACAACCACCCCTACTCCTACAACATCGATAGAAACACaaccaccaactactacatcaACAACACCAACCCAAACAACATCAGTGACAACCATTCCCCCGACAACAACATCCACAACACCCCCTCCAACTACAACAACTACCCCTACTCCTACAACATCGATAGAAACACaaccaccaactactacatcaacaacaccaacacaaacaacatcagTGACTACAATTCCTACTACAACAACATCCACAACACCCCCTCCTACTACTACAACTACACCTACTCCTACAACATCGATAGAAACACaaccaccaactactacatcaACAACACCAACCCAAACAACATCAGTGACAACAATTCCCCCTACAACAACATCCACAACACCCCCTCCAACTACAACAACTACACCTACTCCTACAACATCGATAGAAACACaaccaccaactactacatcaacaacaccaacacaaacaacatcagTGACAACCATTCCCCCGACAACAACATCCACAACACCCCCTCCAACTACATCAACTACACCTACTCCTACAACATCGATAGAAACACaaccaccaactactacatcaACAACACCAACCCAAACAACATCAGTGACTACAATTCCTCCTACAACAACATCCACAACACCCCCTCCAACTACAACAAGTACTCCCACTCCTACAACATCGATGGAAACACaaccaccaactactacatcaACAACACCAACCCAATCAACATCAGTGACAACCATTCCCCCGACAACAAGATCCACAACACCCCCTCCAACTACAACAACTACACCTACTCCGTCAACATCGATAGAAACAcagccaccaactactacatcaACAACACCAACCCAAACAACATCAGTGACTACAATTCCCCCGACAACAACATCCACAACACCCCCTCCACCTACAACAACTACCCCTACTCCTACAACATCGATAGAAACACAACCACCAactacaacatcaacaacaccaacacaaacaacatcagTGACTACAATTCTTCCTACAACAACATCCACAACACCCCCTCCGACTACAACAACTACACCTACTCCTACAACATCGAGAGAAACACaaccaccaactactacatcaacaacaccaacacaaacaacatcagTGACAACAATTCCTCCTACAACAACATCCACAACAGCCCCTCCAACTACAACAACCACCCCTACTCCTACAACATCGATAGAAACACaaccaccaactactacatcaACAACACCAACCCAAACAACATCAGTGACAACCATTCCCCCGACAACAAGATCCACAACACCCCCTCCAACTACAACAACTACCCCTACTCCTACAACATCGATAGAAACACaaccaccaactactacatcaACAACACCAACCCAAACAACATCAGTGACTACAATTCCTACTACAACAATATCCACAACACCCCCTCCTACTACTACAACTACACCTACTCCTACAACATCGATAGAAACACaaccaccaactactacatcaACAACACCAACCCAAACAACATCAGTGACAACAATTCCCCCTACAACAACATCCACAACACCCCCTCCGACTACAACAACTACCCCTACTCCTACAACATCGATAGAAACACaaccaccaactactacatcaACAACACCAACCCAAACAACATCAGTGACTACAATTCCTACTACAACAACATCCACAACACCCCCTCCTACTACTACAACTACACCTACTCCTACAACATCGATAGAAACACaaccaccaactactacatcaAGAACACCAACCCAAACAACATCAGTGACAACAATTCCCCCTACAACAACATCCACAACACCCCCTCCAACTACAACAACTACACCTACTCCTACAACATCGATAGAAACACaaccaccaactactacatcaacaacaccaacacaaacaacatcagTGACAACCATTCCCCCGACAACAACATCCACAACACCCCCTCCAACTACAACAACTACACCTACTCCGTCAACATCGATAGAAACAcagccaccaactactacatcaACAACACCAACCCAAACAACATCAGTGACTACAATTCCTACTACAACAATATCCACAACACCCCCTCCTACTACTACAACTACACCTACTCCTACAACATCGATAGAAACACAACCACCAACTACGACATCAAGAACACCAACCCAAACAACATCAGTGACAACAATTCCCCCTACAACAACATCCACAACACCCCCTCCAACTACAACAACTACACCTACTCCTACAACATCGATAGAAACACaaccaccaactactacatcaacaacaccaacacaaacaacatcagTGACAACCATTCCCCCGACAACAACATCCACAACACCCCCTCCAACTACATCAACTACACCTACTCCTACAACATCGATAGAAACACaaccaccaactactacatcaACAACACCAACCCAAACAACATCAGTGACTACAATTCCTCCTACAACAACATCCACAACACCCCctccaacaacaacaactaccCCTACTCCTACAACATCGATAGAAACACaaccaccaactactacatcaACAACACCAACCCAAACAACATCAGTGACAACCATTCCCCCTACAACAACATCCACAACACCCCCTCCAACTACAACAACTACCCCCACTCCTACAACATCGATAGAAACACaaccaccaactactacatcaacaacaccaacacaaacaacatcagTGACTACAATTCCCCCTACAACAACATCCACAACACCCCCTCCAACTACAACAACTACACCTACTCCTACAACATCGATAGAAACACaaccaccaactactacatcaACAACACCAACCCAAACAACATCAGTGACAACCATTCCCCCTACAACAACATCCACAACACCCCCTCCAACTACAACAACTACCCCTACTCCTACAACATCGATAGAAACACaaccaccaactactacatcaacaacaccaacacaaacaacatcagTGACTACAATTCCCCCTACAACAACATCCACAACACCCCCTCCAACTACAACAACTACACCTACTCCTACAACATCGATAGAAACACaaccaccaactactacatcaACAACACCAACCCAAACAACATCAGTGACAACCATTCCCCCGACAACAACATCCACAAAACCCCCTCCAACTACAACAACTACCCCTACTCCTACAACATCGATAGAAACACaaccaccaactactacatcaACAACACCAACCCAAACAACATCAGTGACAACCATTCCCCCTACAACAACATCCACAACACCCCCTCCAACTACAACAACTACCCCTACTCCTACAACATCGATAGAAACACAACCACCAACTACTATATCAACAACACCAACCCAAACAACATCAGTGACAACAATTCCCCCGACAACAACATCCACAACACCCCCTCCAACTACATCAACTACACCTACTCCTACAACATCGATAGAAACACaaccaccaactactacatcaACAACACCAACGCAGACAACATCAATTACTACGATTCCCCCTACTACAACATCCACAACACCCCCTCCAACTACAACAACTACCCCTACTCCTACAACATCGATAGAAACACAACCACCATCTACTacatcaacaacaccaacacaaacaacatcCGTGACTACAATTCCTCCTACAACAACATCCACAACACCCCCTCCGACTACAACAACTACCCCTACTCCTACAACATCGATAGAAACACaaccaccaactactacatcaACAACACCAACCCAAACAACATCAGTGACAACCATTCCCCCGACAACAACATCCACAACACCCCCTCCAACTACATCAAATACACCTACTCTTACAACATCGATAGAAACTcagccaccaactactacatcaacaacaccaacacaaacaacatcCGTGACTACAATTCCCCCGACAACAACATCCACAACACCCCCTCCAACTACATCAACTACACCTACTCCTACAACATCGATAGAAACACaaccaccaactactacatcaACAACACCAACGCAGACAACATCAATTACTACGATTCCCCCTACTACAACATCCACAACACCCCCTCCAACTACAACACCATTAATTCCTACGACGTCAACTACAGTGTCAACAACGACTAGTAAGACAACTATAGCGTCAACAACGTCCGCCATGCCCACACCGACGACACCTGTCACTCCTACAACAACACCAACTACCAATGCTAGTCCTACAACAG AATGTACACACAGAATCGTAGACAAATACTCTGAAGATATCGCCGTTACGTCGAACGATGGAATTGGCGACGGACTCAGTGAGGCATTTTTACCATTTACCGGCCGTTCGCTGCCATCAATAGTGTATGCAATAAAGGCTTTGAATAGAGAAGTGCAGTTCTTTCAATTTGCGGCACGTGTTTCAAATTTGAAGCTGGTCCGGTTTTACGTCATCGATAGCTATAGGAGGAATGTCAGTCCTATTAATCCAGTTGAG GTTGATGCTACTGGAGGGTTCCGAGAAAAAATTGAGGTAAAATTATTTGGTACGCAAGGAGCAGTCTTAAAGGTTGTTTTGGTACCAGCATC agtTACCTTTGTTAATCAGCAAACGGAACTTGAACCTCTTCCCAATTGA